One window of the Benincasa hispida cultivar B227 chromosome 3, ASM972705v1, whole genome shotgun sequence genome contains the following:
- the LOC120072640 gene encoding aspartic proteinase-like isoform X1: MKPLQNPPRKGISTFGALLVMMRNSFKPLLVSLLLLILYYSSEASSASNEGFLRIGLKKIKADQNGRFKALLESKKGEFLGSSVGKHNQWGNNIGESRNTDIVALKNYLDAQYYGEIGIGTPPQKFTVVFDTGSSNLWVPSSKCIFSLACFFHARYQSGRSSTYRRNGTSASIQYGSGAIAGFFSYDNVRVGDVVVHDQELIEATSMSSMTFMTAKFDGILGLGFQEISTGGAVPVWYNMVKQKLVKEQVFSFWLNRNAGEAEGGELVFGGVDPKHFKGQHTYVPVTTKGYWQFDIGDILIGGETTEYCAHGCSAIADSGTSLLAGPSTIVALINRAIGAAEVASPECKAIVSQHGQAIMDLLLVNAQPEKICSKIGVCTFDDTRGVRLKIETLVNDKDGKSSGGFSDAMCSACEMAVSWMQDELKQNKTQEHIIDYVNELCDRGLNQGATLVDCGRISRMPTVSFTIGDRVFELSSKDYILKVGEGSAAQCISGFIPLDIPPPRGPLWILGDVFMGRYHTVFDFGKVRVGFADAA, translated from the exons ATGAAGCCATTGCAAAACCCACCAAGAAAAGGAATTTCTACGTTTGGGGCCCTTTTG GTTATGATGAGAAATAGCTTTAAGCCCCTCTTGGTTTCTCTGTTGCTTTTGATTCTATATTATTCTTCTGAAGCATCCTCTGCTTCTAATGAAGGGTTTTTAAGGATTGGACTGAAAAAGATCAAAGCTGACCAAAACGGTCGGTTCAAAGCATTGCTTGAATCAAAGAAAGGAGAGTTTTTAGGATCTTCTGTTGGAAAACATAATCAATGGGGTAATAATATTGGAGAGTCTAGAAATACTGATATTGTAGCGTTAAAGAACTATTTGGATGCTCAATACTATGGAGAGATTGGCATTGGCACTCCACCTCAGAAGTTCACTGTAGTTTTTGATACTGGAAGCTCTAATTTGTGGGTGCCATCTTCTAAATGTATTTTTTCG CTTGCTTGCTTTTTCCATGCTAGGTATCAATCAGGGCGGTCAAGCACATACAGAAGAAATG GAACATCTGCTTCTATTCAGTACGGTTCAGGAGCTATTGCTGGCTTCTTTAGTTACGACAATGTTCGAGTCGGTGATGTTGTTGTTCATGATCAG GAACTCATTGAGGCAACTAGCATGTCTAGTATGACATTCATGACTGCCAAATTTGATGGTATATTAGGACTTGGATTTCAAGAGATCTCGACTGGTGGTGCTGTTCCAGTGTG GTATAACATGGTCAAACAAAAACTTGTCAAGGAGCAAGTTTTCTCATTTTGGCTGAATCGCAATGCCGGGGAGGCAGAAGGAGGTGAACTTGTGTTTGGAGGGGTTGATCCTAAGCACTTCAAAGGCCAACATACATATGTGCCTGTGACAACCAAAGGGTATTGGCAG ttcgaCATCGGCGATATTCTTATTGGTGGTGAAACAACAG AATATTGTGCTCATGGTTGCTCTGCGATTGCCGATTCTGGAACTTCTTTGCTGGCTGGTCCATCT ACCATAGTGGCATTAATTAATAGAGCCATTGGAGCAGCTGAAGTTGCTAGTCCAGAATGCAAGGCAATTGTTTCACAACATGGACAAGCTATTATGGATTTGCTTTTAGTAAAT GCCCAACCAGAGAAGATATGTTCCAAAATTGGTGTGTGTACTTTTGATGACACCCGTGGTGTTAG ATTGAAAATTGAGACTTTGGTGAATGATAAAGATGGTAAATCATCTGGTGGCTTCTCAGATGCTATGTGCTCAGCTTGTGAGATGGCAGTTTCCTGGATGCAAGATGAGTTGAAGCAAAATAAAACTCAAGAACATATCATTGATTATGTCAATGAG CTTTGTGATCGTGGGTTGAACCAAGGAGCAACATTGGTTGACTGTGGACGGATCTCTCGAATGCCTACCGTGTCGTTCACCATTGGTGACAGAGTTTTTGAGCTTAGCTCAAAAGAT TACATTCTCAAGGTGGGTGAGGGATCTGCAGCTCAATGCATCAGTGGATTCATACCTTTGGACATTCCTCCTCCCCGTGGACCCCTATG GATATTGGGAGACGTCTTCATGGGACGTTATCACACTGTCTTTGATTTTGGCAAAGTGAGAGTCGGATTTGCCGACGCTGCTTGA
- the LOC120072640 gene encoding aspartic proteinase-like isoform X2, with product MMRNSFKPLLVSLLLLILYYSSEASSASNEGFLRIGLKKIKADQNGRFKALLESKKGEFLGSSVGKHNQWGNNIGESRNTDIVALKNYLDAQYYGEIGIGTPPQKFTVVFDTGSSNLWVPSSKCIFSLACFFHARYQSGRSSTYRRNGTSASIQYGSGAIAGFFSYDNVRVGDVVVHDQELIEATSMSSMTFMTAKFDGILGLGFQEISTGGAVPVWYNMVKQKLVKEQVFSFWLNRNAGEAEGGELVFGGVDPKHFKGQHTYVPVTTKGYWQFDIGDILIGGETTEYCAHGCSAIADSGTSLLAGPSTIVALINRAIGAAEVASPECKAIVSQHGQAIMDLLLVNAQPEKICSKIGVCTFDDTRGVRLKIETLVNDKDGKSSGGFSDAMCSACEMAVSWMQDELKQNKTQEHIIDYVNELCDRGLNQGATLVDCGRISRMPTVSFTIGDRVFELSSKDYILKVGEGSAAQCISGFIPLDIPPPRGPLWILGDVFMGRYHTVFDFGKVRVGFADAA from the exons ATGATGAGAAATAGCTTTAAGCCCCTCTTGGTTTCTCTGTTGCTTTTGATTCTATATTATTCTTCTGAAGCATCCTCTGCTTCTAATGAAGGGTTTTTAAGGATTGGACTGAAAAAGATCAAAGCTGACCAAAACGGTCGGTTCAAAGCATTGCTTGAATCAAAGAAAGGAGAGTTTTTAGGATCTTCTGTTGGAAAACATAATCAATGGGGTAATAATATTGGAGAGTCTAGAAATACTGATATTGTAGCGTTAAAGAACTATTTGGATGCTCAATACTATGGAGAGATTGGCATTGGCACTCCACCTCAGAAGTTCACTGTAGTTTTTGATACTGGAAGCTCTAATTTGTGGGTGCCATCTTCTAAATGTATTTTTTCG CTTGCTTGCTTTTTCCATGCTAGGTATCAATCAGGGCGGTCAAGCACATACAGAAGAAATG GAACATCTGCTTCTATTCAGTACGGTTCAGGAGCTATTGCTGGCTTCTTTAGTTACGACAATGTTCGAGTCGGTGATGTTGTTGTTCATGATCAG GAACTCATTGAGGCAACTAGCATGTCTAGTATGACATTCATGACTGCCAAATTTGATGGTATATTAGGACTTGGATTTCAAGAGATCTCGACTGGTGGTGCTGTTCCAGTGTG GTATAACATGGTCAAACAAAAACTTGTCAAGGAGCAAGTTTTCTCATTTTGGCTGAATCGCAATGCCGGGGAGGCAGAAGGAGGTGAACTTGTGTTTGGAGGGGTTGATCCTAAGCACTTCAAAGGCCAACATACATATGTGCCTGTGACAACCAAAGGGTATTGGCAG ttcgaCATCGGCGATATTCTTATTGGTGGTGAAACAACAG AATATTGTGCTCATGGTTGCTCTGCGATTGCCGATTCTGGAACTTCTTTGCTGGCTGGTCCATCT ACCATAGTGGCATTAATTAATAGAGCCATTGGAGCAGCTGAAGTTGCTAGTCCAGAATGCAAGGCAATTGTTTCACAACATGGACAAGCTATTATGGATTTGCTTTTAGTAAAT GCCCAACCAGAGAAGATATGTTCCAAAATTGGTGTGTGTACTTTTGATGACACCCGTGGTGTTAG ATTGAAAATTGAGACTTTGGTGAATGATAAAGATGGTAAATCATCTGGTGGCTTCTCAGATGCTATGTGCTCAGCTTGTGAGATGGCAGTTTCCTGGATGCAAGATGAGTTGAAGCAAAATAAAACTCAAGAACATATCATTGATTATGTCAATGAG CTTTGTGATCGTGGGTTGAACCAAGGAGCAACATTGGTTGACTGTGGACGGATCTCTCGAATGCCTACCGTGTCGTTCACCATTGGTGACAGAGTTTTTGAGCTTAGCTCAAAAGAT TACATTCTCAAGGTGGGTGAGGGATCTGCAGCTCAATGCATCAGTGGATTCATACCTTTGGACATTCCTCCTCCCCGTGGACCCCTATG GATATTGGGAGACGTCTTCATGGGACGTTATCACACTGTCTTTGATTTTGGCAAAGTGAGAGTCGGATTTGCCGACGCTGCTTGA
- the LOC120074141 gene encoding mitogen-activated protein kinase kinase kinase 18-like, with protein sequence MEWMRGRTIGRGSSAAVSVATDLRSGQRLAVKSVEFTHLDFLKREQRILSQLNCSNVIGYKGFDVTLEDGNLMCNLLMEFASGGSILDAMEEAGGRLDEATAQLYTREILSGLEYVHSNGVVHCDIKCCNILVGEDGIKIADFGCARRVEEVSGGNWAGTPIFMAPEVARGKKQGFAADVWGVGCAVIQMVTGRPPWANVSDPVAAIYRIGAGDELPEIPRFMSEQGKDFLRRCLIRDPEKRWSVNELLKHPFVYEQKSHPKQNSRTPRSILEQGLWDTMNDSETIRSPVQSPIRRKIHRTPSQRISILEQGLWDTMNDSETVQSPIRPKIHRTPLQRIQQLSEISTIQSSGTPNWECDEDWVTVRSIGLEEEDREENNFVSVLEMPCSSQSIERAINNGAVDQDYINVSDSKISDYCSRKISKVKNRDLPAMSSVCNQIVSLKTTLSNNHKLCIIISLFLVFPPRGSLDLTFLRYNEDILIYHENMNLWIDLCLLELSILFED encoded by the coding sequence ATGGAGTGGATGAGAGGCCGGACCATCGGCCGTGGCTCCTCCGCTGCGGTCTCCGTCGCTACCGATCTTCGGTCTGGTCAAAGGCTGGCGGTTAAGTCAGTTGAGTTCACTCACCTGGATTTTCTCAAGAGGGAACAGAGGATTCTTTCTcaattgaattgttcaaatgtTATAGGTTATAAGGGATTTGATGTTACGTTGGAAGATGGGAATTTGATGTGTAATCTTTTGATGGAGTTTGCGTCTGGTGGGTCGATTTTGGATGCGATGGAGGAGGCGGGTGGCCGATTAGATGAAGCGACGGCCCAATTGTATACTCGAGAGATTTTAAGTGGGCTCGAGTATGTTCATTCTAATGGTGTGGTACATTGTGATATTAAGTGTTGTAATATTTTGGTTGGTGAAGATGGGATCAAGATTGCGGATTTTGGTTGCGCACGGCGGGTGGAGGAGGTTTCCGGTGGAAATTGGGCTGGAACGCCGATATTCATGGCGCCGGAGGTGGCGCGTGGGAAAAAACAGGGGTTTGCAGCTGATGTTTGGGGAGTGGGCTGTGCAGTGATTCAGATGGTGACAGGCCGACCTCCATGGGCGAATGTGTCGGATCCGGTGGCCGCCATTTATAGAATTGGGGCCGGAGATGAATTGCCGGAGATTCCAAGGTTCATGTCAGAACAGGGCAAGGACTTTTTGCGGCGGTGTTTGATCAGAGACCCAGAAAAACGGTGGTCAGTGAATGAGCTTTTGAAACACCCTTTTGTTTACGAGCAGAAATCTCATCCTAAACAGAATTCAAGAACACCAAGGAGTATTTTGGAACAAGGATTATGGGACACGATGAACGATTCGGAAACGATTCGAAGTCCGGTTCAAAGTCCGATCAGACGAAAAATTCACAGAACACCATCGCAGAGGATAAGTATTTTGGAACAAGGATTATGGGACACGATGAACGATTCGGAAACGGTTCAAAGTCCAATCAGACCAAAAATTCACAGAACACCATTGCAGAGGATACAGCAACTGAGCGAAATTTCCACAATTCAGTCTTCTGGAACACCCAATTGGGAGTGCGATGAAGATTGGGTGACAGTGAGAAGCATTGgcttggaagaggaagacaGAGAAGAAAACAATTTCGTTTCTGTATTGGAAATGCCCTGTTCCTCTCAATCCATCGAAAGGGCAATTAACAATGGAGCTGTTGATCAGGATTATATTAATGTTAGTGATAGTAAAATTAGTGATTATTGTAGCAGAAAAATCAGTAAGGTTAAGAACAGAGACTTGCCTGCTATGTCCTCTGTTTGCAACCAAATTGTATCATTGAAGACTACTCTTTCTAATAATCATAAATTATGCATTATCATTTCTTTGTTTCTTGTCTTTCCACCCAGGGGTTCATTAGATCTTACATTTTTAAGATATAATGAAGATATTTTGATTTATCACGAAAATATGAACTTATGGATCGATCTCTG